In Leptospira limi, a single genomic region encodes these proteins:
- a CDS encoding leucine-rich repeat domain-containing protein gives MKLNVFPIYYLFLAVLFSFGCKKEVVDANIWFEEHKEERVLNLSNKEIGVLPTSIGNLNNVEELTLQYDSLTGLPKEIGNLKQLKILNLFGNPLTTLPEELGNLENLEVLLLGRTELKEIPPVISKLKHLKTLALDETKVQLTEADVEVIANLPSLEILDLSLMREYKTLPKNLAKLSFLKQLILQKTLLEKSDVARLRDELPKVRVKL, from the coding sequence ATGAAGTTGAATGTTTTTCCCATTTATTATTTGTTCCTAGCAGTTTTGTTTTCCTTTGGTTGTAAAAAGGAAGTGGTGGATGCAAACATTTGGTTTGAAGAACACAAGGAAGAGCGAGTCCTCAATCTTTCCAATAAAGAAATAGGTGTTTTACCAACTTCGATTGGAAACTTAAACAACGTAGAAGAACTTACCCTCCAATACGATTCACTCACTGGATTACCAAAAGAGATTGGTAACTTAAAACAGCTTAAGATTCTCAATCTTTTTGGAAACCCCCTCACTACTCTTCCGGAAGAACTGGGAAATTTGGAAAACTTGGAAGTATTACTACTTGGCAGAACCGAACTGAAAGAAATCCCCCCAGTCATTTCAAAATTAAAACATCTAAAAACCCTGGCACTAGACGAAACCAAAGTGCAACTAACAGAAGCGGACGTGGAAGTGATCGCAAACCTCCCTTCTTTGGAAATCCTTGACCTAAGCCTAATGAGAGAGTACAAAACTCTCCCTAAAAACTTGGCAAAACTTTCCTTTTTGAAACAACTCATCTTACAAAAAACTCTTTTGGAGAAATCTGATGTTGCACGACTGCGAGACGAGTTACCGAAAGTTCGCGTAAAACTATAA
- the ileS gene encoding isoleucine--tRNA ligase, translating into MAKPETENPYSKTVLLPETNFPMKADLAKREPGQIQIWKTEKVFQKMREIRNNKPSFVLHDGPPYANGNFHVGHSLNKILKDIIIKSKTLSGFQTDMIPGWDCHGLPIEVQVLKNLGKEARNTSPSDLRKKCREYAAEFVGKQGEDLNRFLCFWDEDHKYLTMAPEFEARIVEVFGSLFEKGYIYKGKKPVYWCIDLATAHAEAEIEYQNHVSPSIYVKFPVKGETDTYCLIWTTTPWTLPANLAICFNEELPYSLFQSDSHGRLILADGLKEAVEQKTGITLTKIKSLSNADLKQMVFLHPFLDRESIPLFGNHVTLDAGTGCVHTAPGHGTDDYRVGTAAGLPTLSPVDDYGRYTDEFEMMKGVKIWDANPKIVELLKEKNALVHFSEFTHSYPHSWRSKKPLIFRATPQWFFSIDHNGLREESLKAIDKVQWIPDWGITRIRSMVESRPDWCLSRQRNWGVPIPSFTCKSCGQTHLDDKTIQHFIQIVKQEGIEVWYEKEAKDLLPQGTKCNKCGSDDLKQDKDILDVWFDSGVSSFAVFGDSIGKEPADLYLEGSDQHRGWFQSSLWPSMAIRKTPPYKSVLTHGYVLDEKGHAMSKSLGNVINPTTDIINQYGADILRLWVSTQDFRDDVKIGKDSIKTVSEAYRKIRNTFRYLLGNTSATTLEWNLKKDDLETIDRYYLHKLAKLNEEVKKLYETYQFHQVYHKVLVFCTVDLSQDYFEIIRDRMYCDAKESKTRRSSEYTLAVILEVLSKLLAPILSFTTEEVWSTFGKKDSVFYTDFSDLTRWVDESLESEFKPVFATKEDVQKALEEARKLGKLGKSLEAEVLLSGGSLKDTKFTKDDLSLFFVVSEVSFDQKEISEVFSEWKGETGTIQIRKPHHEECPRCWRHVSEKEGTLCKRCEEVVSKLSPK; encoded by the coding sequence ATGGCCAAACCAGAAACGGAAAATCCTTATTCTAAAACAGTTCTCCTTCCTGAGACCAATTTTCCCATGAAAGCCGACCTGGCAAAACGTGAGCCAGGCCAAATCCAAATTTGGAAAACAGAAAAAGTGTTCCAAAAGATGAGAGAAATTCGAAACAACAAACCATCCTTTGTTTTGCATGACGGGCCACCGTATGCGAATGGGAATTTCCATGTTGGCCACTCTCTCAATAAAATTTTAAAAGACATCATCATTAAATCAAAAACCCTTTCTGGTTTCCAAACGGATATGATCCCTGGTTGGGATTGCCATGGACTTCCCATCGAAGTACAGGTGTTAAAGAATCTTGGAAAAGAAGCAAGGAACACAAGCCCAAGTGATCTTCGAAAAAAATGCAGAGAGTATGCAGCCGAGTTTGTTGGCAAACAAGGAGAAGACTTAAATCGTTTCCTTTGTTTTTGGGATGAGGATCACAAATACCTCACAATGGCTCCTGAATTTGAAGCAAGGATTGTGGAAGTCTTTGGTTCTCTTTTTGAAAAGGGTTACATCTACAAAGGGAAAAAACCTGTATATTGGTGTATTGATTTGGCAACGGCCCATGCGGAAGCAGAGATCGAATACCAAAACCATGTCTCTCCTTCCATCTATGTGAAGTTTCCTGTCAAAGGGGAAACGGATACATATTGCCTGATCTGGACAACAACTCCTTGGACACTCCCAGCAAACCTTGCAATTTGTTTTAACGAAGAACTTCCCTATTCTCTTTTCCAATCAGACAGTCATGGCCGACTCATTCTTGCTGATGGATTAAAAGAAGCAGTGGAACAAAAAACAGGGATCACTCTTACCAAAATCAAATCCCTATCCAATGCCGACTTAAAACAAATGGTATTCCTCCATCCATTTTTAGATCGTGAGTCGATTCCACTTTTTGGAAACCATGTCACACTGGATGCAGGAACAGGTTGTGTACACACTGCTCCTGGACATGGAACAGACGATTATCGTGTGGGAACAGCAGCAGGACTTCCTACCCTTTCCCCAGTAGATGATTACGGCCGTTATACGGACGAATTTGAAATGATGAAGGGTGTAAAAATTTGGGATGCAAATCCAAAGATAGTCGAACTCTTAAAAGAAAAAAATGCCCTAGTCCATTTTTCTGAATTCACTCACTCTTACCCTCATAGTTGGAGGAGTAAAAAACCACTCATCTTCCGTGCCACTCCACAATGGTTTTTTTCCATCGACCATAATGGACTCCGTGAAGAATCACTGAAGGCCATTGACAAAGTGCAATGGATTCCTGATTGGGGGATCACAAGGATTCGTTCCATGGTGGAGTCAAGACCTGACTGGTGTTTGTCGAGACAAAGGAATTGGGGAGTACCGATCCCTTCCTTTACTTGTAAGTCTTGTGGACAGACCCATTTGGATGACAAAACCATCCAACACTTCATTCAAATTGTGAAACAAGAAGGGATCGAAGTTTGGTATGAAAAGGAAGCAAAAGACTTACTTCCACAAGGGACAAAATGTAACAAATGTGGATCAGATGACCTCAAACAAGACAAAGACATCCTAGATGTTTGGTTTGATTCTGGTGTTTCCAGCTTTGCTGTGTTTGGTGATTCCATTGGAAAAGAACCAGCTGATTTGTATTTGGAAGGTTCGGACCAACATAGAGGTTGGTTCCAATCTTCACTTTGGCCATCGATGGCCATTCGTAAAACTCCCCCTTATAAATCCGTTCTCACCCATGGGTATGTGTTGGATGAAAAAGGACATGCGATGTCCAAGTCTCTTGGCAACGTAATCAATCCAACAACCGATATCATCAACCAATATGGTGCAGATATTTTACGTCTTTGGGTGAGCACGCAAGACTTCAGGGATGATGTGAAAATCGGAAAAGATTCGATCAAAACTGTCTCAGAAGCCTATCGTAAAATCCGTAATACCTTCCGGTATTTACTAGGAAATACAAGTGCGACAACACTTGAATGGAATCTGAAAAAAGATGACCTAGAAACCATTGACAGATACTACCTTCACAAACTAGCAAAACTCAATGAAGAAGTGAAAAAACTATATGAAACCTACCAGTTCCACCAAGTGTACCACAAGGTACTTGTGTTTTGTACGGTAGATTTATCACAAGATTACTTTGAAATCATTCGTGATCGTATGTATTGTGATGCAAAAGAATCCAAAACAAGACGTTCTTCTGAATACACACTCGCTGTGATTTTGGAAGTGCTCTCCAAACTCCTTGCACCTATCCTTTCGTTTACAACCGAAGAAGTATGGTCAACCTTTGGGAAAAAAGATTCTGTTTTTTATACTGATTTTTCTGACCTAACAAGATGGGTGGATGAATCCCTTGAATCCGAATTCAAACCTGTGTTTGCAACAAAGGAAGATGTCCAAAAAGCCTTAGAAGAAGCAAGGAAACTCGGAAAACTTGGTAAGTCTCTCGAAGCAGAAGTATTACTTTCTGGTGGATCTTTAAAAGACACAAAGTTTACCAAAGACGACCTGAGTTTATTCTTTGTGGTATCGGAAGTATCCTTTGACCAGAAAGAAATCAGTGAAGTATTTTCGGAATGGAAAGGAGAAACGGGAACCATTCAAATTCGAAAACCTCACCACGAAGAATGCCCAAGATGTTGGCGCCATGTTTCAGAAAAAGAAGGAACTTTGTGCAAACGTTGTGAGGAAGTGGTTTCAAAACTTTCCCCTAAATAA